A genomic region of Rhipicephalus sanguineus isolate Rsan-2018 chromosome 1, BIME_Rsan_1.4, whole genome shotgun sequence contains the following coding sequences:
- the LOC119372334 gene encoding acyl-coenzyme A diphosphatase NUDT19 isoform X3, whose product MSAPPWKEAASLIVVSRAPLRDVVGKDLATAMMATVWNNQTERVSRCDYRVLMVKRSSLSSFMANAYVYPGGLCEPCDFSSDWWEVFAAVGATKEALLRDVCNRAKGPRPPMITKPMTLSHNQLSSENHLPGDLAYRISAIRETFEETGVLLLTQAAPAHGEAVLADSISEGIDTTLWRQRLREDPVNLLRMCRENRLCPNVWALHEWWDWLTPISVGHRRYDTMFYICCMDKQPQVVLDQSEVITLKWCTPEGMLQDYSTGAVFLAPPQVYETSRLLNVASFAELSQFAYRRGAEGCEQWMPVIASASDGALSLLPGDDLYPEEPDYFGRGPGPEYPFSLEELRKRCQNLHRMEVQGPLCTAYSNIEPPRGHLQPQTFNGTASMVPSML is encoded by the exons ATGTCAGCGCCACCATGGAAGGAGGCGGCCAGCCTCATCGTAGTTAGCCGTGCACCATTGCGAGATGTAGTGGGAAAAGACTTGGCAACAGCTATGATGGCCACCGTGTGGAACAACCAGACTGAGCGTGTGTCACGCTGCGACTACCGTGTGCTGATGGTGAAGCGATCAAGCCTGAGCTCGTTCATGGCCAATGCTTATGTATATCCAGGTGGCCTCTGTGAGCCGTGTGACTTCTCGTCTGATTGGTGGGAGGTGTTTGCAGCTGTAGGTGCCACAAAAGAAGCTCTTCTCAGGGATGTCTGTAACAGGGCTAAGGGCCCACGGCCTCCAATGATCACAAAACCCATGACATTGTCTCACAATCAGCTCAGTTCTGAAAACCATTTGCCAGGTGACTTGGCTTACCGTATCTCAGCCATTCGGGAGACTTTCGAAGAAACAGGAGTCTTGTTGCTGACACAAGCTGCCCCTGCTCATGGTGAAGCCGTTCTCGCCGATTCTATCAGCGAAGGCATAGACACAACGCTATGGCGTCAGCGATTGCGAGAGGATCCAGTGAACCTGTTGCGCATGTGCCGTGAAAATCGTCTCTGTCCTAATGTCTGGGCCCTGCACGAGTGGTGGGACTGGTTGACGCCCATCTCAGTGGGTCACAGACGTTATGACACAATGTTCTACATATGCTGCATGGATAAGCAGCCACAAGTAGTGCTCGACCAGAGCGAAGTCATCACACTGAAG TGGTGCACCCCTGAGGGCATGCTGCAAGACTACTCTACCGGGGCGGTTTTCCTGGCGCCACCACAGGTCTACGAAACCTCGCGGTTGCTGAACGTGGCAAGTTTCGCAGAGCTGAGCCAGTTCGCCTACCGTAGGGGCGCCGAAGGCTGCGAGCAGTGGATGCCCGTCATCGCCTCGGCCAGTGACGGCGCGTTGTCCCTACTGCCAG GTGATGACCTCTACCCAGAGGAGCCAGACTACTTTGGCCGTGGCCCTGGTCCTGAATACCCATTCAGCCTTGAGGAGCTCCGCAAGCGCTGCCAGAACCTTCACCGTATGGAAGTGCAGGGCCCCCTGTGCACAGCCTATTCTAACATTGAGCCTCCCAGAGGTCACCTACAGCCGCAGACCTTCAATGGCACCGCATCTATGGTGCCATCAATGCTTTGA
- the LOC119372334 gene encoding acyl-coenzyme A diphosphatase NUDT19 isoform X1 produces MAAVLCRSLWRSCSLRGSQWCAASFALANFRTFRLNRCSDLSTCSNMFTAMQVRHATNLPGSKNSGTKSAMSAPPWKEAASLIVVSRAPLRDVVGKDLATAMMATVWNNQTERVSRCDYRVLMVKRSSLSSFMANAYVYPGGLCEPCDFSSDWWEVFAAVGATKEALLRDVCNRAKGPRPPMITKPMTLSHNQLSSENHLPGDLAYRISAIRETFEETGVLLLTQAAPAHGEAVLADSISEGIDTTLWRQRLREDPVNLLRMCRENRLCPNVWALHEWWDWLTPISVGHRRYDTMFYICCMDKQPQVVLDQSEVITLKWCTPEGMLQDYSTGAVFLAPPQVYETSRLLNVASFAELSQFAYRRGAEGCEQWMPVIASASDGALSLLPGDDLYPEEPDYFGRGPGPEYPFSLEELRKRCQNLHRMEVQGPLCTAYSNIEPPRGHLQPQTFNGTASMVPSML; encoded by the exons ATGGCGGCGGTTCTGTGCAGATCATTGTGGCGCTCCTGCTCGTTGCGCGGTAGCCAGTGGTGTGCGGCAAGTTTTGCTCTCGCAAACTTCAGGACGTTTCGACTAAATAGGTGTTCTGACTTATCTACGTGCAGCAATATGTTTACGGCAATGCAAGTGAGACATGCAACTAATCTTCCTGGCTCGAAAAACTCCGGCACCAAATCAG CCATGTCAGCGCCACCATGGAAGGAGGCGGCCAGCCTCATCGTAGTTAGCCGTGCACCATTGCGAGATGTAGTGGGAAAAGACTTGGCAACAGCTATGATGGCCACCGTGTGGAACAACCAGACTGAGCGTGTGTCACGCTGCGACTACCGTGTGCTGATGGTGAAGCGATCAAGCCTGAGCTCGTTCATGGCCAATGCTTATGTATATCCAGGTGGCCTCTGTGAGCCGTGTGACTTCTCGTCTGATTGGTGGGAGGTGTTTGCAGCTGTAGGTGCCACAAAAGAAGCTCTTCTCAGGGATGTCTGTAACAGGGCTAAGGGCCCACGGCCTCCAATGATCACAAAACCCATGACATTGTCTCACAATCAGCTCAGTTCTGAAAACCATTTGCCAGGTGACTTGGCTTACCGTATCTCAGCCATTCGGGAGACTTTCGAAGAAACAGGAGTCTTGTTGCTGACACAAGCTGCCCCTGCTCATGGTGAAGCCGTTCTCGCCGATTCTATCAGCGAAGGCATAGACACAACGCTATGGCGTCAGCGATTGCGAGAGGATCCAGTGAACCTGTTGCGCATGTGCCGTGAAAATCGTCTCTGTCCTAATGTCTGGGCCCTGCACGAGTGGTGGGACTGGTTGACGCCCATCTCAGTGGGTCACAGACGTTATGACACAATGTTCTACATATGCTGCATGGATAAGCAGCCACAAGTAGTGCTCGACCAGAGCGAAGTCATCACACTGAAG TGGTGCACCCCTGAGGGCATGCTGCAAGACTACTCTACCGGGGCGGTTTTCCTGGCGCCACCACAGGTCTACGAAACCTCGCGGTTGCTGAACGTGGCAAGTTTCGCAGAGCTGAGCCAGTTCGCCTACCGTAGGGGCGCCGAAGGCTGCGAGCAGTGGATGCCCGTCATCGCCTCGGCCAGTGACGGCGCGTTGTCCCTACTGCCAG GTGATGACCTCTACCCAGAGGAGCCAGACTACTTTGGCCGTGGCCCTGGTCCTGAATACCCATTCAGCCTTGAGGAGCTCCGCAAGCGCTGCCAGAACCTTCACCGTATGGAAGTGCAGGGCCCCCTGTGCACAGCCTATTCTAACATTGAGCCTCCCAGAGGTCACCTACAGCCGCAGACCTTCAATGGCACCGCATCTATGGTGCCATCAATGCTTTGA
- the LOC119372334 gene encoding acyl-coenzyme A diphosphatase NUDT19 isoform X2 gives MCQLFSVTYLVECTERAAMSAPPWKEAASLIVVSRAPLRDVVGKDLATAMMATVWNNQTERVSRCDYRVLMVKRSSLSSFMANAYVYPGGLCEPCDFSSDWWEVFAAVGATKEALLRDVCNRAKGPRPPMITKPMTLSHNQLSSENHLPGDLAYRISAIRETFEETGVLLLTQAAPAHGEAVLADSISEGIDTTLWRQRLREDPVNLLRMCRENRLCPNVWALHEWWDWLTPISVGHRRYDTMFYICCMDKQPQVVLDQSEVITLKWCTPEGMLQDYSTGAVFLAPPQVYETSRLLNVASFAELSQFAYRRGAEGCEQWMPVIASASDGALSLLPGDDLYPEEPDYFGRGPGPEYPFSLEELRKRCQNLHRMEVQGPLCTAYSNIEPPRGHLQPQTFNGTASMVPSML, from the exons ATGTGTCAGCTGTTTTCAGTGACATACCTTGTTGAGTGTACAGAGCGTGCAG CCATGTCAGCGCCACCATGGAAGGAGGCGGCCAGCCTCATCGTAGTTAGCCGTGCACCATTGCGAGATGTAGTGGGAAAAGACTTGGCAACAGCTATGATGGCCACCGTGTGGAACAACCAGACTGAGCGTGTGTCACGCTGCGACTACCGTGTGCTGATGGTGAAGCGATCAAGCCTGAGCTCGTTCATGGCCAATGCTTATGTATATCCAGGTGGCCTCTGTGAGCCGTGTGACTTCTCGTCTGATTGGTGGGAGGTGTTTGCAGCTGTAGGTGCCACAAAAGAAGCTCTTCTCAGGGATGTCTGTAACAGGGCTAAGGGCCCACGGCCTCCAATGATCACAAAACCCATGACATTGTCTCACAATCAGCTCAGTTCTGAAAACCATTTGCCAGGTGACTTGGCTTACCGTATCTCAGCCATTCGGGAGACTTTCGAAGAAACAGGAGTCTTGTTGCTGACACAAGCTGCCCCTGCTCATGGTGAAGCCGTTCTCGCCGATTCTATCAGCGAAGGCATAGACACAACGCTATGGCGTCAGCGATTGCGAGAGGATCCAGTGAACCTGTTGCGCATGTGCCGTGAAAATCGTCTCTGTCCTAATGTCTGGGCCCTGCACGAGTGGTGGGACTGGTTGACGCCCATCTCAGTGGGTCACAGACGTTATGACACAATGTTCTACATATGCTGCATGGATAAGCAGCCACAAGTAGTGCTCGACCAGAGCGAAGTCATCACACTGAAG TGGTGCACCCCTGAGGGCATGCTGCAAGACTACTCTACCGGGGCGGTTTTCCTGGCGCCACCACAGGTCTACGAAACCTCGCGGTTGCTGAACGTGGCAAGTTTCGCAGAGCTGAGCCAGTTCGCCTACCGTAGGGGCGCCGAAGGCTGCGAGCAGTGGATGCCCGTCATCGCCTCGGCCAGTGACGGCGCGTTGTCCCTACTGCCAG GTGATGACCTCTACCCAGAGGAGCCAGACTACTTTGGCCGTGGCCCTGGTCCTGAATACCCATTCAGCCTTGAGGAGCTCCGCAAGCGCTGCCAGAACCTTCACCGTATGGAAGTGCAGGGCCCCCTGTGCACAGCCTATTCTAACATTGAGCCTCCCAGAGGTCACCTACAGCCGCAGACCTTCAATGGCACCGCATCTATGGTGCCATCAATGCTTTGA
- the LOC119372357 gene encoding N-terminal EF-hand calcium-binding protein 1-like isoform X1, translating into MVDISSPFLNLQKGTSVLLNVLNRADTNGDGVLAKEEFLNFFWDAVLTEDELCELFEEINIHRTGFIDAGELSAFVWKHMGNFPGLLAALEDLSVAVTKGLQQMEKTYDASSIQEQFVSRFLVRETVFQLSKLTAALDTSQKRLQEEGIPLIDGSDSSEDDGDARRIPKCNFQAAAGPQSLQVYKPCPSRLLPVRLRKQVVTQTSLHLEESSQDLNAQIKKLEAIVEKLANQPKFQKPQEDELDITEESLLFLVQQTMPVEEGQLEGYKESLKTYSEKTAACAGCLFVSVRFYKDIITYAVYEVWENEDTWNKHLRSHIYKTLQHQNIECLRKPEFLNTMEIPGRYSSHSMKEECQILNTAGSWWKTGSEV; encoded by the exons ATGGTCGATATCAGCAGCCCTTTTCTCAACCTCCAGAAGGGGACGTCGGTCCTTCTTAAC GTCCTGAACCGTGCTGATACCAATG GAGACGGCGTACTTGCAAAAGAAGAATTCCTCAATTTTTTCTGGGATGCTGTACTCACGGAAGATGAACTCTGCGAACTTTTTGAAGAAATCAACATTCACAGAACCGG CTTTATAGATGCCGGTGAGCTCAGCGCCTTCGTGTGGAAGCACATGGGGAACTTCCCGGGACTTCTCGCTGCTCTGGAGGACCTGAGCGTGGCTGTTACAAAAGGACTGCAACAAATGGAAAAG ACATACGATGCCAGCAGCATCCAAGAACAGTTCGTCTCCAGATTCTTGGTGAGAGAAACGGTGTTTCAACTCTCCAAGCTGACCGCAGCGCTGGACACCTCTCAGAAGAGGCTCCAGGAAGAGGGCATCCCGCTCATCGACGGAAGCGACAGCAGCGAAGATGACGGCGACGCTCGACGGATTCCCAAGTG CAATTTTCAGGCTGCAGCTGGTCCCCAAAGCCTCCAAGTGTACAAGCCTTGCCCTAGTCGCCTGCTCCCCGTCAGACTACGAAAACAGGTGGTGACGCAAACATCGCTTCACTTAGAAG AATCCAGTCAAGACCTGAATGCTCAAATCAAGAAGTTGGAGGCAATTGTAGAAAAGCTCGCAAATCAG CCGAAATTTCAGAAACCACAAGAAGACGAACTGGACATCACAGAGGAAAGCTTG TTATTTCTAGTGCAGCAAACAATGCCAGTGGAGGAAGGGCAGTTGGAAGGGTACAAGGAGTCACTGAAAACTTATTCTGAAAAAACTGCTGCCTGCGCTGGATGTCTCTT TGTGTCTGTTCGTTTCTACAAGGACATAATCACATACGCAGTTTATGAAGTATGGGAAAATGAAGATACTTGGAACAA GCACTTACGGTCACATATATACAAGACACTACAGCATCAAAACATTGAGTGCCTGCGAAAGCCTGAATTCCTGAACACTATGGAGATACCAGGTAGGTACAGCAGCCATTCTATGAAAGAAGAGTGCCAAATTCTGAATACTGCAGGATCATGGTGGAAAACTGGATCAGAAGTTTGA
- the LOC119372357 gene encoding N-terminal EF-hand calcium-binding protein 1-like isoform X2, translating to MVDISSPFLNLQKGTSVLLNVLNRADTNGDGVLAKEEFLNFFWDAVLTEDELCELFEEINIHRTGFIDAGELSAFVWKHMGNFPGLLAALEDLSVAVTKGLQQMEKTYDASSIQEQFVSRFLVRETVFQLSKLTAALDTSQKRLQEEGIPLIDGSDSSEDDGDARRIPKCNFQAAAGPQSLQVYKPCPSRLLPVRLRKQVVTQTSLHLEESSQDLNAQIKKLEAIVEKLANQPKFQKPQEDELDITEESLLFLVQQTMPVEEGQLEGYKESLKTYSEKTAACAGCLFVSVRFYKDIITYAVYEVWENEDTWNKHLRSHIYKTLQHQNIECLRKPEFLNTMEIPGSWWKTGSEV from the exons ATGGTCGATATCAGCAGCCCTTTTCTCAACCTCCAGAAGGGGACGTCGGTCCTTCTTAAC GTCCTGAACCGTGCTGATACCAATG GAGACGGCGTACTTGCAAAAGAAGAATTCCTCAATTTTTTCTGGGATGCTGTACTCACGGAAGATGAACTCTGCGAACTTTTTGAAGAAATCAACATTCACAGAACCGG CTTTATAGATGCCGGTGAGCTCAGCGCCTTCGTGTGGAAGCACATGGGGAACTTCCCGGGACTTCTCGCTGCTCTGGAGGACCTGAGCGTGGCTGTTACAAAAGGACTGCAACAAATGGAAAAG ACATACGATGCCAGCAGCATCCAAGAACAGTTCGTCTCCAGATTCTTGGTGAGAGAAACGGTGTTTCAACTCTCCAAGCTGACCGCAGCGCTGGACACCTCTCAGAAGAGGCTCCAGGAAGAGGGCATCCCGCTCATCGACGGAAGCGACAGCAGCGAAGATGACGGCGACGCTCGACGGATTCCCAAGTG CAATTTTCAGGCTGCAGCTGGTCCCCAAAGCCTCCAAGTGTACAAGCCTTGCCCTAGTCGCCTGCTCCCCGTCAGACTACGAAAACAGGTGGTGACGCAAACATCGCTTCACTTAGAAG AATCCAGTCAAGACCTGAATGCTCAAATCAAGAAGTTGGAGGCAATTGTAGAAAAGCTCGCAAATCAG CCGAAATTTCAGAAACCACAAGAAGACGAACTGGACATCACAGAGGAAAGCTTG TTATTTCTAGTGCAGCAAACAATGCCAGTGGAGGAAGGGCAGTTGGAAGGGTACAAGGAGTCACTGAAAACTTATTCTGAAAAAACTGCTGCCTGCGCTGGATGTCTCTT TGTGTCTGTTCGTTTCTACAAGGACATAATCACATACGCAGTTTATGAAGTATGGGAAAATGAAGATACTTGGAACAA GCACTTACGGTCACATATATACAAGACACTACAGCATCAAAACATTGAGTGCCTGCGAAAGCCTGAATTCCTGAACACTATGGAGATACCAG GATCATGGTGGAAAACTGGATCAGAAGTTTGA